In the genome of Flavobacterium panacagri, one region contains:
- a CDS encoding OmpA family protein yields the protein MRKLYILSLILSVTFSFAQKTNLKQADALFRNFAYLDASKAYEECLQNIKNPSAQTLKNAADSYYFISDSRNALKWYRKLYEVQGNNLTDIYYLRYIQSMKAVMDYDEADRVTKEYLDKKGDKKEINRYVAQKQYMDSLAKAKPLYTIKNLDINTSKSDFGATFFKDQVVFTSARDTTKFSEKLYTWNNQPFLNLYLAERNPADGSLFNETVFMPNVMTKYHEATASFDSQGKTIYYSTNIVKKNKLVVDEAKVNNFQIIKGSIVDNKLENPQKVFFDSDDYSVGHPSLSEDGQWLFFASDMPGGFGETDLYVVKIAGDGTMSSPLNLGPTINTMGNEVFPFYQNGVLYFSSDGHYGMGDLDVYESKFLADGNFTVPRNLGAPVNSNKDDFSFIINKAGTYGYFSSNRAGGKGDDDIYSFVKGKPVCNQSISGIAIDHKTKKPLTDVTILAYNSFSEVLGETKTNFDGKYAIEVPCNKMVKMIAAKPNYSSDDKTVETTGNNGGEITNVNFELSNYDDLVVKKQGVEKVDVNPIYFDYDKYDITPKAIEELTKVVFIMQKFPNIRIKIESHTDSRGKDSYNLKLSDNRAKSTRDYILSQGIDPSRIESAIGYGESRLINKCKNGVKCTEEEHVLNRRSDFIIIQK from the coding sequence ATGAGAAAACTATATATCCTGAGTTTAATTTTGAGCGTTACTTTTAGTTTCGCTCAAAAGACTAATTTGAAGCAGGCTGATGCTTTGTTTAGAAACTTTGCCTACTTAGATGCTTCTAAAGCCTATGAGGAATGTTTGCAAAACATCAAAAATCCATCAGCTCAGACTTTAAAGAATGCTGCCGATTCCTATTATTTCATTTCCGATTCCAGAAATGCATTAAAATGGTATCGAAAACTTTATGAAGTACAAGGAAACAACTTGACTGATATTTACTATCTGCGTTATATTCAATCCATGAAAGCGGTTATGGATTATGATGAAGCGGATAGGGTTACTAAAGAATACCTAGATAAAAAAGGAGATAAAAAAGAGATCAACCGCTATGTTGCCCAAAAGCAATATATGGACAGTTTAGCGAAAGCAAAACCTCTCTATACCATTAAAAATCTAGATATTAATACTAGTAAATCAGATTTTGGAGCTACTTTTTTTAAAGATCAGGTTGTATTTACATCGGCTCGTGACACTACGAAGTTTAGCGAAAAGTTATATACTTGGAACAATCAGCCTTTTTTGAATTTGTATCTGGCTGAAAGAAATCCTGCTGACGGAAGCCTATTCAATGAAACCGTTTTTATGCCGAATGTAATGACTAAATATCATGAGGCAACTGCGAGTTTTGATAGTCAGGGGAAAACCATTTATTATTCAACAAACATTGTAAAGAAAAATAAACTGGTTGTAGATGAAGCCAAAGTCAATAATTTTCAGATCATCAAAGGATCAATCGTTGACAATAAATTAGAAAATCCGCAGAAAGTGTTTTTTGACAGCGACGATTATTCAGTTGGGCATCCTTCCTTAAGCGAAGACGGACAATGGCTTTTCTTTGCTTCAGATATGCCTGGCGGATTTGGCGAGACGGACTTGTATGTGGTAAAAATTGCTGGTGACGGAACGATGAGCTCTCCATTAAATCTAGGGCCAACGATTAATACAATGGGGAATGAAGTGTTTCCATTTTATCAAAATGGAGTCTTGTATTTCTCATCTGATGGACATTACGGAATGGGAGATCTAGATGTTTACGAAAGTAAATTTTTGGCAGATGGAAATTTCACTGTTCCTAGAAATTTGGGAGCACCAGTTAACAGTAACAAAGACGACTTTTCTTTTATAATTAACAAAGCAGGTACTTATGGTTATTTTTCTTCTAACAGAGCAGGAGGAAAAGGAGATGACGATATTTACTCGTTTGTAAAAGGAAAACCAGTTTGTAACCAAAGCATTTCTGGAATTGCTATAGATCATAAAACCAAAAAGCCTTTGACAGATGTAACAATATTAGCATATAATTCTTTCAGCGAAGTTTTAGGCGAAACCAAAACAAACTTTGATGGGAAATATGCTATAGAAGTTCCCTGTAACAAAATGGTAAAAATGATTGCTGCGAAACCAAATTACAGCAGTGATGACAAAACGGTTGAAACTACTGGGAATAATGGAGGGGAAATTACAAATGTAAATTTTGAATTAAGCAATTATGATGACTTAGTTGTCAAAAAACAAGGAGTAGAAAAAGTAGATGTAAATCCGATTTATTTTGATTACGATAAATATGATATCACTCCTAAAGCAATTGAAGAATTGACTAAAGTAGTTTTCATTATGCAGAAATTTCCAAACATCAGAATCAAAATTGAATCACACACCGATTCAAGAGGAAAAGATTCATATAACTTGAAATTATCTGACAATAGAGCTAAATCGACTCGAGATTATATCTTGTCACAAGGTATTGATCCTTCTCGTATTGAAAGTGCCATTGGTTATGGCGAAAGCCGACTAATTAATAAATGTAAAAATGGTGTAAAATGTACAGAAGAAGAACACGTTTTAAATAGACGTTCGGATTTTATCATTATTCAAAAATAG
- the ligA gene encoding NAD-dependent DNA ligase LigA yields MSIQETIQTLRNELNQHNYNYYVLDNATISDYDFDVKLKELQDLENKHPEFFDENSPTQRVGGAITKNFKTIAHQYRMYSLDNSYSKDDLLDWENRIQRVLGNVNLQYTCELKYDGASISITYENGKLVQALTRGDGFQGDEVTNNIKTIKSIPLHLKGNYPDKFDIRGEIILPFKGFEKMNQELIEIGETPYSNPRNTASGSLKLQDSAEVAKRPLECLLYFVTGNNLPFKSQFEGLESARNWGFKVPNEAKLVNNMHEVFDFIDYWDTHRHNLPYETDGVVIKVNSIQHQEELGYTAKSPRWAIAYKFKSEQVSTKLKSISYQVGRTGAITPVANLEPVQLAGTIVKRASLHNADQIEKLDIRINDTVFVEKGGEIIPKIIAVDLEQRPENSEPTQYITHCPECQTELVRNEGEANHYCPNFYGCPPQIIGRIQHYISRKAMDIEGLGGETVALLFKNDLVHNYADLYELKVEDILHLERMAQKSAENLVNGVQKSKEIPFESVLFALGIRFVGETVAKKLAKHYKNIDALSQASLMDLILVDEIGERIAKSVIEFFENEENKIIIERLKNYGIQFEIVEKVNPNATEKFIGKTFVVSGVFSQFSRDELKKAIEDNGGKVGSSISAKTHFVVAGDNMGPAKLEKATKLNIPILSEEDFINKLNESE; encoded by the coding sequence ATGAGCATTCAAGAAACCATTCAAACATTACGAAATGAACTTAACCAACACAATTACAACTATTATGTGTTAGATAATGCCACAATTTCTGATTATGATTTTGATGTAAAACTGAAAGAACTTCAGGATTTGGAAAATAAACATCCAGAGTTTTTTGATGAAAATTCGCCGACACAAAGAGTAGGTGGAGCCATTACCAAGAATTTTAAAACAATCGCGCATCAATACAGAATGTATTCTTTAGATAACTCCTATTCTAAAGATGATCTTTTAGATTGGGAAAACCGTATTCAAAGAGTTCTTGGAAATGTCAATTTACAATATACTTGTGAATTAAAATACGATGGTGCTTCAATCAGTATTACTTACGAAAACGGAAAATTAGTTCAAGCGCTAACTCGTGGTGACGGTTTTCAAGGAGATGAGGTAACCAACAATATCAAAACAATAAAATCAATTCCACTTCATTTAAAAGGAAATTATCCTGATAAATTTGATATTCGAGGCGAAATCATTCTGCCTTTTAAAGGTTTCGAAAAAATGAATCAGGAATTAATTGAAATTGGCGAAACTCCTTATTCAAACCCTAGAAATACAGCTTCTGGAAGCTTAAAACTACAAGACAGTGCTGAGGTTGCAAAACGTCCATTAGAATGTTTGTTGTATTTTGTTACAGGAAATAATCTTCCTTTTAAATCTCAGTTCGAGGGTCTGGAATCAGCGAGAAACTGGGGATTCAAAGTGCCAAATGAAGCCAAATTAGTCAATAACATGCACGAAGTTTTTGACTTTATTGATTACTGGGATACTCATCGTCATAATCTTCCTTACGAAACAGATGGAGTTGTTATAAAAGTAAACAGTATTCAACATCAAGAAGAATTAGGATATACAGCAAAATCGCCACGTTGGGCAATTGCTTATAAATTCAAATCTGAGCAGGTTTCAACCAAATTAAAATCAATTTCTTATCAGGTTGGTAGAACTGGAGCTATTACGCCTGTTGCCAATTTAGAACCTGTGCAGCTCGCGGGAACGATTGTAAAAAGAGCCTCTCTTCACAATGCAGATCAGATTGAGAAATTAGATATTAGAATAAATGATACTGTTTTTGTAGAAAAAGGAGGAGAGATTATTCCAAAAATTATTGCAGTAGATTTAGAGCAGCGTCCTGAAAATTCAGAACCAACACAATACATCACACATTGCCCGGAATGCCAGACAGAATTGGTTCGAAACGAAGGAGAAGCGAATCATTATTGTCCAAATTTCTATGGATGTCCGCCACAGATTATCGGAAGAATTCAACATTATATTTCCAGAAAAGCTATGGATATTGAAGGACTTGGCGGAGAAACCGTGGCGCTTCTTTTCAAAAATGATTTAGTGCATAATTATGCCGATTTGTATGAATTGAAAGTAGAAGATATTCTTCATTTAGAAAGAATGGCTCAAAAATCGGCTGAAAATCTGGTAAATGGAGTTCAGAAATCAAAAGAAATTCCTTTTGAAAGTGTATTGTTTGCATTAGGAATTCGTTTTGTCGGCGAAACAGTAGCTAAAAAATTAGCAAAACATTATAAAAATATCGACGCTTTAAGCCAGGCTTCTTTGATGGATTTAATTTTGGTTGATGAAATTGGAGAAAGAATTGCAAAAAGCGTTATCGAATTCTTTGAAAACGAAGAAAATAAAATCATTATAGAACGCTTAAAAAACTACGGAATACAATTTGAAATTGTAGAAAAAGTCAACCCAAATGCTACCGAGAAATTTATTGGTAAAACTTTTGTAGTTTCAGGAGTTTTCAGCCAATTTTCAAGAGATGAATTAAAGAAAGCGATCGAAGATAACGGTGGAAAAGTGGGAAGTTCTATTTCAGCAAAAACTCACTTTGTCGTGGCAGGAGATAATATGGGACCGGCTAAATTAGAAAAAGCAACTAAATTAAATATCCCTATTTTATCGGAAGAAGATTTTATAAACAAATTAAATGAAAGCGAATAA
- a CDS encoding lysoplasmalogenase family protein gives MKANKPSLILFFFALLCTIIFDWAQQDFFATYAKAIVLPAIFIYFLISSEFQIGKTEGVIFFFCFVGQVYDLMDIESSELGGVISFLIVYLLIVTIFIREHDRIKLTKRDILPISIVVVFIVYLLISVLSLQLDNMKKFNLLYTFYGIVLSVMSYFCFVSYITKGTHITLLMSLMAVSYIFSDIFYIFNEYFSYSIVLVLIRDVTQILAYYFMVEYFLEKARIQKKPIQQ, from the coding sequence ATGAAAGCGAATAAACCGTCGTTAATTTTGTTTTTTTTCGCCTTGTTGTGCACCATTATTTTTGATTGGGCGCAACAGGACTTTTTTGCGACTTATGCCAAAGCGATTGTTCTTCCGGCTATTTTTATTTATTTTTTAATCAGTAGTGAGTTTCAAATCGGAAAAACTGAAGGGGTAATTTTCTTCTTTTGCTTTGTTGGGCAGGTTTACGATTTAATGGATATCGAAAGCTCTGAATTAGGAGGAGTTATAAGTTTTTTAATTGTTTACCTTTTAATTGTAACGATTTTTATTAGAGAGCATGATAGAATAAAATTGACAAAACGAGACATTTTGCCAATTTCTATCGTAGTAGTTTTTATTGTATATCTATTGATTTCTGTTCTGAGTTTACAGCTCGATAACATGAAGAAATTTAATCTGCTTTACACTTTTTACGGTATTGTTTTAAGTGTAATGAGTTATTTCTGTTTTGTGAGCTACATTACAAAAGGAACACACATTACTTTACTAATGTCTTTAATGGCTGTAAGTTACATTTTCTCAGACATTTTCTATATTTTCAACGAATATTTCTCTTATTCGATTGTTTTGGTTTTAATACGAGATGTAACTCAAATTCTGGCTTATTACTTTATGGTAGAATACTTTTTAGAAAAAGCCAGAATTCAAAAGAAACCTATACAACAATAG